Proteins encoded in a region of the Clostridium butyricum genome:
- a CDS encoding sulfide/dihydroorotate dehydrogenase-like FAD/NAD-binding protein, producing the protein MYKIISKKELTGNIFLMEIEAPRVAKSAKPGQFIIIKNDEKGERIPLTIADYDEEKGTVSIVFQTVGKSTKELAQYEAGEYVSDFVGPLGQPSEFVNEDLEDLKKKNILFVAGGVGAAPVYPQVKWMKQHGVNVDVILGSRTKDLLIYEEDLKAVSGNLYVATDDGSYGFNGRVTDCLTDLVKNQGKKYDHAVVIGPMIMMKFMSALTKELEIPTTVSLNPIMVDGTGMCGACRVTVGGEVKFACVDGPEFDGHLVNYDESMRRQAMYKTEEGRATLKVEEGNTHSHGGCGCRGDK; encoded by the coding sequence ATGTATAAAATAATAAGCAAAAAGGAGCTAACTGGAAATATATTTTTAATGGAAATTGAAGCTCCAAGAGTAGCAAAATCTGCAAAGCCAGGTCAGTTCATTATTATTAAAAATGATGAAAAAGGTGAAAGAATTCCATTGACAATTGCAGATTATGATGAAGAAAAAGGGACTGTTTCAATTGTTTTTCAAACAGTAGGCAAAAGTACAAAAGAATTAGCGCAATATGAAGCTGGGGAATATGTAAGCGATTTTGTTGGTCCACTTGGACAGCCTAGTGAATTTGTAAATGAAGATTTAGAAGATTTGAAGAAGAAAAACATATTATTTGTAGCAGGGGGAGTTGGTGCTGCACCAGTATATCCACAGGTAAAATGGATGAAACAACACGGGGTTAATGTGGATGTTATATTGGGAAGCAGAACTAAGGATTTACTTATATACGAAGAAGACTTAAAAGCTGTAAGTGGAAATTTATATGTTGCAACAGATGATGGATCATATGGATTTAATGGAAGAGTTACTGATTGTTTAACAGATTTAGTTAAAAATCAGGGAAAAAAATATGATCATGCAGTTGTAATAGGACCAATGATAATGATGAAATTTATGTCTGCATTAACTAAAGAACTTGAAATTCCAACAACAGTAAGCTTAAATCCTATAATGGTTGATGGTACAGGCATGTGTGGTGCCTGCAGAGTGACTGTTGGAGGAGAAGTTAAATTTGCATGTGTTGATGGACCAGAGTTTGATGGACATTTAGTAAATTACGATGAATCAATGAGAAGGCAAGCTATGTACAAGACTGAAGAAGGCAGAGCTACTTTAAAAGTTGAAGAAGGAAATACTCATAGTCATGGTGGCTGTGGTTGCAGAGGTGATAAGTAA
- a CDS encoding sensor histidine kinase, which yields MPEILDVILTIIQTILFQYTVSCSSKIRELKNNCIMAIVMFVISYWLVKITESLSILNIFWHFIVMIMVYYLYDHDKKNRIINCSIFYIFNCIMVIMIVNGLNFCISFSDYQGDKNLLITKIYFILYIFLSAIYSLRIKKICNYFNQNKYTNSIITSSFIIEFIVAISNGNFFNEGPFFIDLSLLIGQMFILITSFYFFILYTRSKKVFQVNKRLEAKNLELKNIKDKHAGVIGYLQKMYSLGHKEQVGIILKEIINGNEDAVCEKSINDETSLINIIAKNAINKGIEVNYENGFDISLIEMNELELYRIITNIVNNAVRVLEEIKNPTINIRIYKINMQAGIEIENNGPMIVEKNIRKIFEHGFTTKENSDSSHGYGLSIVKELIENSNGTIEVISTELKTIFKIVLPAKCNNV from the coding sequence ATGCCGGAAATCCTAGATGTAATACTAACCATAATACAGACAATTTTATTTCAATATACAGTATCATGTTCCTCTAAAATAAGAGAATTAAAAAATAATTGTATAATGGCTATAGTTATGTTTGTAATTAGTTACTGGTTAGTTAAAATAACAGAGTCTTTAAGCATACTAAATATTTTTTGGCATTTTATAGTAATGATAATGGTTTATTATCTATATGACCATGATAAAAAAAATCGAATTATAAATTGTTCTATATTTTATATATTTAACTGTATTATGGTTATTATGATTGTAAATGGATTAAATTTTTGTATAAGTTTTAGTGATTATCAAGGCGATAAAAATTTGCTTATTACAAAAATTTACTTTATTTTATATATTTTTTTATCAGCTATATATAGTTTGAGAATAAAAAAAATATGTAATTACTTCAATCAAAATAAATACACTAATTCTATAATAACCAGTAGCTTTATAATAGAATTTATAGTGGCTATTAGTAATGGTAATTTTTTCAATGAAGGACCGTTTTTTATAGATCTTTCTTTACTTATAGGTCAAATGTTTATATTAATAACTTCTTTTTATTTTTTTATATTATATACAAGATCAAAAAAAGTTTTTCAAGTTAATAAACGTTTAGAAGCAAAAAATTTAGAATTAAAAAATATAAAAGATAAACATGCAGGAGTAATAGGGTATTTGCAGAAAATGTATTCTTTGGGTCATAAAGAGCAAGTAGGAATAATTTTAAAAGAAATAATTAATGGGAATGAAGATGCTGTATGTGAAAAAAGCATTAATGATGAAACATCATTAATAAATATTATTGCTAAAAATGCTATTAATAAAGGCATAGAAGTTAATTATGAAAATGGATTTGATATTTCACTTATTGAAATGAATGAATTAGAACTATATAGAATAATAACCAATATAGTGAATAATGCAGTACGAGTATTAGAAGAGATTAAAAATCCAACAATAAATATAAGAATATACAAAATAAACATGCAAGCAGGGATAGAAATAGAAAATAATGGTCCGATGATAGTAGAAAAAAATATTAGAAAGATATTTGAACATGGTTTTACTACTAAGGAAAATAGTGATAGTTCTCATGGGTATGGATTAAGTATTGTTAAAGAGCTTATAGAAAATAGCAATGGGACAATTGAAGTTATTAGTACAGAACTTAAGACGATTTTTAAGATTGTGCTACCTGCTAAATGTAATAATGTATAA
- a CDS encoding class I SAM-dependent methyltransferase, with protein sequence MEDMSYWKEVWERKGRGKTNNLEELDGYEDTTANVKEIAQNIIKELDIKETDKVLEVACGAGGLAQYINCAQYVGIDYSETLVQRHIELLNNSVLHGEANDLIFKDKSFDKVFCFGAFHYFPNLEYATKAINELKRVAKEAVFIGDLPMNSHRDTHLLYTKDFFDGWKITDGFYNPCRFNVSLKLK encoded by the coding sequence ATGGAAGATATGTCTTATTGGAAAGAAGTTTGGGAAAGAAAGGGACGTGGTAAAACAAATAATTTAGAAGAACTAGATGGATATGAAGATACTACAGCTAATGTAAAAGAAATTGCTCAAAATATTATAAAAGAACTTGATATAAAAGAAACTGATAAAGTACTTGAAGTTGCATGTGGTGCAGGTGGACTAGCTCAATACATAAACTGTGCTCAGTACGTAGGTATTGATTATTCTGAAACTTTAGTACAACGTCATATAGAGTTACTTAATAACTCTGTTTTACACGGTGAAGCAAACGACTTAATTTTTAAAGACAAAAGCTTTGATAAGGTATTCTGTTTTGGTGCTTTTCATTACTTTCCTAATCTTGAATATGCAACTAAAGCTATTAATGAATTAAAGAGAGTTGCTAAAGAAGCAGTCTTTATTGGTGATCTTCCTATGAACTCTCATCGAGATACTCATCTACTTTATACAAAGGATTTTTTTGATGGTTGGAAAATAACTGATGGATTCTATAATCCTTGTCGATTTAATGTTTCTTTAAAATTAAAATAA
- a CDS encoding aminotransferase class V-fold PLP-dependent enzyme, with amino-acid sequence MKRNILLNPGPATTTDTVKNAQVVPDICPREEEFGQVMEFVSKELTNLVAHDDEYTTVLFGGSGTAAVEAMISSVVDKDILLIINNGAYGKRICEMAEIYDLNFIEFIGSPVNGIDFIKLEQIISEYNTKKTSIKNKLNDYKGIVGRYNIKNKDDEIKIISHIAVIHHETTTGILNDIHRVGGLCSKYNIDLLVDGMSSFAGIPIDMKSSNIKYLASSSNKCIQGMAGVSFVIAEKELLVNTKNIKPRNLYLNLYNQYEYFQKNYQMRFTPPVQVLYALKQAIIETKAETIERRYERYVKCCEILWEGLEKLDLKLLVPKEKSSMLLTSIVEPEVKEYNFDSLHNYLYEKGFTIYPGKVSSKNTFRIANIGDIYPENMRKFIEILEEYFLSIK; translated from the coding sequence GTGAAAAGGAATATATTATTAAATCCAGGACCAGCAACCACTACAGATACAGTGAAAAATGCTCAGGTTGTCCCTGATATATGCCCGAGGGAAGAAGAATTTGGACAAGTTATGGAATTTGTATCAAAGGAATTGACTAATCTAGTTGCACATGATGATGAGTATACAACTGTATTATTTGGGGGTTCAGGAACTGCTGCCGTTGAAGCTATGATAAGTTCAGTTGTAGATAAAGATATATTACTAATAATTAATAATGGAGCATATGGGAAAAGAATATGTGAAATGGCAGAAATATATGATTTGAATTTTATAGAATTCATAGGTTCTCCTGTAAATGGAATTGATTTTATAAAATTGGAACAGATAATATCAGAATATAATACAAAGAAAACATCTATTAAAAATAAATTAAATGACTATAAAGGAATTGTTGGAAGATATAATATTAAAAATAAAGATGATGAAATTAAAATAATAAGTCACATTGCAGTAATTCACCATGAGACAACAACAGGAATTTTGAATGATATACATAGAGTTGGAGGATTATGTAGCAAATATAATATTGATTTGTTAGTTGATGGAATGAGTTCATTTGCTGGCATACCAATAGATATGAAGAGTTCAAATATTAAATACCTAGCATCAAGTTCAAATAAGTGTATACAAGGAATGGCTGGAGTAAGTTTTGTAATAGCTGAAAAAGAATTATTGGTTAATACAAAAAACATTAAACCAAGAAATTTATATTTAAATTTGTATAATCAGTATGAATATTTTCAGAAAAACTATCAAATGAGGTTTACTCCTCCGGTACAAGTACTATATGCATTGAAGCAGGCAATAATAGAAACAAAAGCAGAAACTATAGAAAGAAGATATGAAAGATATGTAAAATGCTGCGAGATACTTTGGGAGGGGTTAGAAAAACTGGATTTAAAACTTCTTGTACCGAAAGAAAAATCATCAATGCTTCTTACATCTATAGTAGAACCGGAAGTTAAAGAATATAACTTTGATAGTCTTCATAATTATTTATATGAGAAGGGGTTTACAATATATCCTGGTAAAGTATCATCTAAAAATACTTTTAGAATAGCTAATATTGGAGATATATATCCTGAGAATATGAGAAAGTTTATTGAGATTTTAGAAGAATATTTTTTATCAATAAAATAA
- the aepY gene encoding phosphonopyruvate decarboxylase has translation MIDVDKFYKKLIKNQIEFFTGVPDSLLKSFCAYIKDTTHEDKNILAANEGNAVGIASGYYLASKKIGLVYMQNSGLGNIVNPIASLDDKLVYNIPVFLLVGWRGEPGKKDEPQHKKQGMITLETLELLNIKYSVIDEFTENNQAEEIIDKACDYMRETNEPYAVVVKKNAFKEYELKNSIYNDFEMSREEAIETILDSINDSSVIVSTTGMISRELFELRDKKKQEHNRDFLTVGSMGHASQIALGIAMTEKSREIYCFDGDGAMLMHLGGIPVIGNKKTENFKHILFNNGAHDSVGGQDTVGLNINIPMIAEASGYVKVYSCSTKEELKRYSQIIRECKGPALLEIKVRKGARKDLGRPNKTPIENKEAFMNFIRQ, from the coding sequence ATGATTGATGTTGATAAATTCTATAAAAAACTTATAAAAAATCAAATTGAATTTTTTACAGGTGTTCCAGATTCACTTTTAAAATCATTTTGTGCATATATAAAGGATACTACACATGAAGATAAAAATATATTAGCTGCAAATGAGGGGAATGCAGTTGGTATAGCAAGTGGATATTATCTTGCTTCAAAAAAAATAGGTCTTGTTTATATGCAGAATTCTGGTCTTGGGAACATAGTTAATCCTATTGCATCTCTTGATGACAAGCTCGTATATAATATACCGGTATTTCTTCTTGTAGGATGGAGAGGAGAACCTGGAAAAAAAGATGAGCCACAGCATAAAAAACAAGGAATGATTACACTAGAAACTTTAGAGTTACTAAATATAAAGTATTCTGTTATTGATGAATTCACAGAAAATAATCAAGCTGAAGAAATTATTGATAAGGCATGTGACTATATGAGAGAAACAAATGAACCTTATGCAGTTGTAGTAAAGAAAAATGCTTTTAAAGAATATGAATTGAAAAATAGTATATATAATGATTTTGAAATGAGCCGTGAAGAGGCAATTGAAACAATACTCGATAGTATTAATGATAGTTCTGTTATTGTATCAACTACAGGAATGATATCTAGAGAACTATTTGAATTAAGAGATAAGAAAAAGCAGGAGCATAATAGAGATTTCTTAACAGTTGGATCGATGGGACATGCATCACAAATTGCATTAGGTATTGCTATGACTGAAAAAAGTAGGGAGATTTATTGTTTTGATGGTGATGGTGCTATGTTGATGCATTTGGGAGGAATACCTGTTATAGGTAATAAGAAAACTGAAAACTTTAAACATATTTTATTTAATAATGGTGCCCATGACTCAGTAGGTGGGCAAGATACTGTAGGATTGAATATTAACATACCAATGATTGCCGAAGCTAGTGGATATGTTAAGGTGTATTCATGTTCAACAAAAGAGGAACTTAAAAGATATTCTCAAATAATACGTGAGTGCAAAGGACCAGCATTATTAGAAATAAAAGTGAGGAAAGGTGCACGCAAAGATTTGGGTAGGCCAAATAAAACTCCAATTGAAAATAAAGAAGCTTTTATGAACTTTATAAGACAGTAA